A single genomic interval of Alistipes provencensis harbors:
- a CDS encoding thiamine pyrophosphate-dependent enzyme — MGKKVADQLVETICGAGIRHIYAVTGDSLNEVNDAVRRAGTVRWIHMRHEESGAFAAAAEAQLNGLACCAGSSGPGHVHLINGLYDAHRSNCSVLAIASTCPSDQFGTGYFQETSPIRLFDDCSGYNQMAVTPVQFARMLPAALQHALHKREVAVIGLPGDVAACPCAESPGAPGPLPSHSIFRPQDGELRQLADMIASAERITLFCGIGAREAHDEVVQLAGLLKAPVAYSFKSKMEVQYDNPFEIGMTGLLGLPSAYGSMHESDLLILLGTDFPYDSFLPQECRIVQVDIRPERIGRRARVELGLAGDVKDTLQALLPMLKEHTDRSFLDRQLKIYRELCDDMAVVASKPGSMGNLAPEYVATLIDRLASDDAIFTVDTGMCCVWGARYLHATGRRRMLGSFNHGSMANALPMAIGAALARPGQEVVALCGDGGLSMLLGDLATIVEYRLPVKIVVFNNRSLGMVKLEMEVAGLPDCQTDMCNPDFEAIARAMGITGFSVDDPAQAEATLLKAFDTPGPVLVSVQTDPNALAMPPKVEFEQMKGFALAMTKLILSGRTDEVVATAKSNLKHLRELV; from the coding sequence ATGGGAAAGAAAGTAGCCGACCAACTGGTCGAAACGATCTGCGGCGCGGGTATCCGCCACATCTATGCGGTTACGGGCGACAGCCTGAACGAAGTCAACGACGCCGTGCGCCGTGCCGGGACCGTCCGGTGGATACACATGCGCCACGAGGAGAGCGGGGCCTTTGCGGCCGCCGCCGAAGCCCAACTCAACGGACTCGCCTGTTGCGCGGGCAGCAGCGGCCCGGGACACGTCCACCTCATCAACGGGCTTTACGACGCCCACCGGAGCAACTGCTCCGTGCTGGCCATCGCCTCGACCTGTCCTTCGGACCAGTTCGGCACGGGCTATTTTCAGGAGACCAGCCCGATCCGCCTTTTCGACGATTGCAGCGGTTACAACCAGATGGCCGTTACGCCCGTGCAGTTCGCGCGGATGCTGCCCGCGGCTTTGCAGCATGCCCTTCACAAACGCGAGGTGGCCGTGATAGGGCTTCCGGGCGACGTGGCCGCATGCCCCTGTGCCGAGAGCCCCGGGGCTCCGGGTCCGCTGCCGTCGCACAGCATTTTCCGCCCGCAGGACGGCGAGCTTCGCCAGTTGGCCGATATGATCGCCTCGGCCGAGCGTATCACGCTCTTCTGCGGCATCGGCGCCCGCGAGGCCCACGACGAGGTGGTGCAACTGGCCGGCCTGCTGAAAGCCCCCGTGGCCTACAGTTTCAAATCCAAAATGGAGGTGCAGTACGACAATCCGTTCGAGATCGGCATGACGGGCCTGCTGGGGCTTCCGTCGGCCTACGGCAGCATGCACGAATCGGATCTGCTGATCCTGCTGGGCACTGATTTCCCCTACGACTCGTTCCTGCCGCAGGAGTGCCGCATCGTGCAGGTGGACATCCGCCCCGAGCGCATCGGCCGCCGGGCCCGCGTTGAACTGGGACTGGCCGGGGATGTCAAGGATACCCTGCAGGCGTTGCTTCCGATGTTGAAGGAACATACCGACCGGTCGTTCCTCGACCGGCAGTTGAAAATCTACCGGGAACTGTGCGACGACATGGCCGTCGTGGCTTCGAAGCCGGGAAGCATGGGCAATCTTGCACCCGAATATGTGGCGACGCTGATCGATAGGCTGGCTTCCGACGACGCGATCTTCACGGTCGATACGGGCATGTGCTGTGTCTGGGGCGCCCGCTATCTCCATGCCACGGGACGCCGCCGGATGCTCGGGTCGTTTAACCACGGCTCGATGGCCAACGCCCTTCCGATGGCCATCGGCGCGGCTTTGGCACGCCCCGGGCAGGAGGTCGTGGCGCTGTGCGGCGACGGAGGTCTTTCGATGCTGCTGGGCGATCTGGCGACGATCGTGGAATACCGGCTGCCGGTGAAGATCGTGGTCTTCAACAACCGTTCGCTGGGCATGGTGAAACTCGAAATGGAGGTGGCGGGGCTTCCCGACTGTCAGACCGATATGTGCAACCCCGATTTCGAGGCCATTGCCCGGGCCATGGGCATCACGGGATTCTCGGTCGACGACCCTGCGCAGGCGGAGGCCACGCTGCTGAAAGCGTTCGACACCCCGGGTCCGGTCCTCGTGAGCGTCCAGACCGATCCCAATGCGCTTGCCATGCCTCCGAAGGTGGAGTTCGAGCAGATGAAGGGGTTTGCGCTGGCCATGACCAAACTGATCCTCTCGGGCCGCACCGACGAGGTCGTCGCTACGGCCAAGAGCAACCTCAAGCACCTCCGCGAACTGGTCTGA
- the def gene encoding peptide deformylase: MKTIGKFCLGAAAGLVLAGCSQGFSAAERETIRSGGEGIMRVLTVNDRSDSLVLRRKSAPMTEGMERADDYETLRRRMLATVQDPENTGVGIAAPQVGILRRMIAVQRFDKPGEPFEIYLNPEIVQYSAETAPGREGCLSIPGCYGIVKRAQGITLRYRDEQFAERAERIKGFTAVIFQHEVDHLDGILYTDRMEGELRRGE, translated from the coding sequence ATGAAAACGATCGGAAAATTTTGCTTGGGCGCGGCCGCAGGGCTTGTGCTGGCGGGATGCTCGCAGGGATTCAGCGCAGCCGAACGGGAAACGATCCGCTCCGGCGGGGAGGGCATCATGCGCGTGCTGACGGTCAATGACCGCAGCGACTCGCTGGTGCTCCGCCGCAAATCGGCCCCGATGACCGAGGGCATGGAGCGTGCGGACGACTACGAAACGCTCCGCCGCCGGATGCTCGCCACGGTGCAGGACCCGGAAAACACCGGCGTGGGGATAGCCGCCCCGCAGGTGGGGATTCTGCGGCGGATGATCGCCGTACAGCGGTTCGACAAGCCGGGAGAGCCGTTCGAGATTTATCTGAATCCGGAGATCGTCCAATACTCCGCGGAAACGGCTCCGGGACGCGAGGGATGCCTCTCGATCCCCGGATGCTACGGCATAGTGAAACGCGCGCAGGGAATCACGCTGCGCTACCGCGACGAACAGTTCGCCGAGCGGGCGGAGCGCATCAAGGGTTTCACGGCCGTCATCTTCCAGCACGAGGTCGACCACCTCGACGGCATCCTCTACACCGACCGGATGGAGGGAGAACTCCGGCGCGGGGAATAG
- a CDS encoding potassium channel family protein, with protein sequence MSLTDTARADLANTLGAVKVAAGLVLLAAISWEIIAGDHVHMSGTYLIIQFIVCLVFLCDFFVRWAAAERRRRFFWRNLLFLLLSIPYLNIFAWSGLRMTHDWAILVGLVPLLRAFLAMVIIVRWLVRGNKMRRVFFAYIFTVVVFTYISGLVFYDYEVLVNPKLHGFGNALWWAWMNVTTVGAEIFPVTAIGKVFCVMLPSLGMMFFPIFTTYVLQEYAPDKKSDQ encoded by the coding sequence ATGTCCCTTACCGATACCGCCCGCGCCGACCTTGCCAATACGCTCGGCGCCGTCAAAGTCGCCGCAGGCTTGGTGCTTCTGGCAGCCATTTCGTGGGAGATCATCGCCGGCGACCACGTCCACATGTCGGGCACCTACCTGATTATCCAGTTCATCGTCTGCCTCGTCTTCCTGTGCGATTTTTTCGTTCGCTGGGCTGCTGCCGAACGTCGTCGCCGTTTTTTTTGGCGTAATCTGCTGTTCCTGCTCCTGTCGATTCCCTACCTGAACATCTTCGCATGGAGCGGCCTGCGGATGACCCACGACTGGGCCATCCTCGTGGGCCTCGTTCCGCTGCTGCGGGCTTTTCTGGCCATGGTCATCATCGTGCGGTGGCTGGTCCGCGGCAACAAGATGCGGCGGGTGTTCTTCGCCTATATCTTCACCGTGGTGGTCTTCACCTATATTTCGGGATTGGTTTTCTACGACTACGAGGTGCTCGTCAACCCCAAGCTCCACGGCTTCGGCAATGCACTCTGGTGGGCGTGGATGAACGTCACGACCGTCGGCGCCGAGATTTTCCCCGTCACGGCCATCGGCAAGGTCTTCTGCGTGATGCTGCCGTCGCTGGGCATGATGTTCTTCCCGATCTTCACGACTTACGTCCTGCAGGAGTATGCTCCGGACAAAAAGTCCGACCAGTAG
- a CDS encoding acetylxylan esterase, whose amino-acid sequence MIRIRLSLVMGIFAAAPAMLSVTPATAQSTPKNLQLRIPADRNWIFDAEHPARFALELNSPKPGIAGELQIDIRTDFGEPITSRKAVYAFTVDSATVKGGFRSRANAEIGVLSPGFYQAYFIAGADTLRHIFFGYEPERIVSEPDGKADLKKFWRKTLAELKGVAPDYRMTPLADASTPERAVYEVQMQSLEGETLRGYWAVPEDGRKHPAVIVYQGYGATTWIPKPTDYPGWCVLVIPPRGQGLNKTWNRFGEWISYGLDSPWHYYYRGAFADTVRSIDFIFAQSGFDGRNLFATGISQGGGLTLVAASLDRRVRAAAPIVPFLGDFPDYFRLVPWPASLVFEGAEKQHLTREAVFNLLSYFDLKNLCRRIECPVLMGFGLQDVITPPHTNFAAYNPIRAPKRWICYPESGHHAAYDNMDIWIAESTRFFRTHMKTSNR is encoded by the coding sequence ATGATCCGTATCCGTCTTTCCCTCGTCATGGGAATCTTCGCCGCCGCTCCGGCCATGCTGTCCGTCACACCCGCTACCGCACAGAGCACCCCGAAAAACCTGCAACTCCGAATCCCCGCCGACCGCAACTGGATATTCGACGCGGAGCATCCGGCACGGTTCGCACTGGAGCTGAACTCTCCGAAACCGGGGATTGCGGGCGAACTGCAAATCGACATCCGCACCGATTTCGGGGAACCTATAACCTCCCGCAAGGCGGTATACGCCTTTACGGTAGATTCGGCGACCGTAAAGGGCGGATTCCGCAGTCGCGCAAATGCGGAGATAGGCGTTCTCAGTCCCGGATTCTATCAGGCGTATTTCATCGCCGGGGCGGACACCCTGCGGCATATCTTCTTCGGGTATGAGCCCGAACGCATCGTATCGGAGCCGGACGGCAAGGCAGATCTGAAAAAGTTCTGGCGCAAGACCCTCGCGGAGCTGAAAGGCGTGGCGCCCGATTACCGGATGACCCCGCTGGCAGACGCCTCGACACCCGAACGCGCGGTTTACGAGGTGCAGATGCAGTCGCTCGAAGGCGAGACCCTGCGCGGCTACTGGGCCGTGCCGGAGGACGGCAGAAAACACCCTGCCGTGATAGTGTATCAGGGTTACGGCGCCACGACATGGATTCCGAAACCGACGGACTACCCCGGTTGGTGCGTGCTGGTCATTCCGCCCCGCGGGCAGGGGCTCAACAAGACTTGGAACCGCTTCGGGGAGTGGATATCCTACGGACTGGACTCCCCGTGGCACTACTACTACCGGGGCGCCTTCGCCGACACGGTCCGCAGCATCGACTTCATCTTCGCGCAGTCCGGGTTCGACGGCCGGAACCTCTTCGCAACGGGCATCTCGCAGGGCGGAGGGCTCACGCTGGTGGCCGCGTCGCTCGACAGGCGCGTCAGAGCCGCAGCGCCCATCGTTCCCTTTCTGGGCGACTTCCCCGACTATTTCCGGCTGGTGCCCTGGCCGGCCTCGCTGGTGTTCGAAGGGGCTGAAAAGCAACATCTCACCCGGGAGGCGGTTTTCAATCTGCTGAGTTATTTCGACCTGAAAAATCTCTGCCGGCGGATCGAATGTCCGGTACTGATGGGATTCGGGCTGCAGGATGTCATCACCCCGCCGCACACCAATTTCGCCGCCTACAACCCCATCCGCGCACCGAAAAGGTGGATTTGCTATCCGGAATCGGGCCATCATGCGGCGTATGACAACATGGATATATGGATTGCCGAGAGCACGCGTTTTTTCCGCACGCACATGAAAACATCGAACCGGTGA